TCAAGATGACCGGCGTCAACAAATGGTACGGTGAATTCCAGGTCCTGCGCGACATCAACCTGGAAGTCGACCGCGGTGAAAAACTCGTCATCTGCGGGCCCTCAGGCTCGGGCAAATCGACGTTGATCCGCTGCATCAATAGGCTGGAGGAGCACCAGAAAGGCCAGATCATCGTCGAGGGCACGGAGCTCACCGGCGACGTCAAGAAAATCCATGAGATCCGTCGCGATGTCGGCATGGTATTCCAGCAGTTTAATCTGTTCCCACATCTCACGATCCTCCAGAACTGCATGCTTGCGCCGTTCTGGGCGAAGAAAGTGCCCAAGAAGGAAGCGGAAGAGATCGCGATGACCTATCTGCGCAAGGTCAGAATCCCCGAGCAGGCTAACAAGTATCCGGGTCAACTCTCGGGCGGGCAGCAGCAACGCGTTGCTATCGCGCGCGCTCTTTGTATGAAGCCGAAGGTCATGCTCTTTGACGAGCCCACCTCAGCGCTTGATCCGGAGATGGTGAATGAAGTGCTCGAAACCATGGTCAGTCTTGCCAACGAAGGAATGACCATGATCTGCGTCACGCACGAAATGAACTTCGCGCGCCAGGTTGCCGATCGCGTCATCTTCATGGACGGCGGCCAGATCGTCGAGATAGCGACGCCCGACGAGTTCTTCAGCAGACCCCAGCACGAACGCACAAAGCTCTTCCTCAGTCAGATCTTGCGCTGAGGAAGCAGTTGCGCACCAGACGAGAGAGCGGGGTCCAACTGCGCAATCCCATTCGCATCTCTGCGTACCGCACTGTGCGAGCTGTATACTAGCACGAATACCCCTGGACTGCTGAGAGGCGAGCCGTATCCTAGCGGTAACTGGCTCCACAAAGCGCTTTGGCAGTTATGTCGCTTGAAGAGACCTTCTCATCGGCGAAGCCGTATTTTGCCATGATCTTCTCAACCGTGCCGTCGGCCATTCGCTGCGCCAGGCTTTCATTGAAAAGATTACGAAACTCTGCATCCTCCGGCCGGAACTCAAAGGCGCCATAGGCTTTCTTTTCTCGGCCATTTTCGAGCAATCCCGTGAAGGGTGCCGCACGCTCCACACCTTTCACGTTAGGGTCCCTCAGAATACCGACAGCCGATCCACTTGCGAACAATACCGCATCAACGCGATCAGCTAGAAGCGCTCCCAGAAGAGCATCGTTGTCTGGAAAGAGCTGAATTCGATCCTTGGCAATTCCCGCGGCCACTGCATTCGGCGTGGTCGATGCGCCTCGCATGTCGCCCAATCGAACATGCGGGTCTTTTGCTACGTCTTCGTAGCTGTGGATGTTCAGAGGATTGCCCTTCTTCACCAGAACCGCATCGCCACCGGCTTGGAAGGGGTTCGAGAAGCTTACCTGTTCGCATCGCGCGGCGGTGATCACCATACCGGACGCTACGGCATCGATTCTACGCGATAGAAGGCTTGGAATCAGCGCGCCGAAATCCATGACCACGAAGTCGATCTTCTTCACGCCCAGTGAGTCCGCGACCGCCTTCAGAACCTCCGGATAGAGACCGGAAACGCTTCCATCATCTGTTTTGAATCCCCATGGCCACTTGTTGTGGACACCGATCGTGAGTTTGCCCTCGCTGGCCACCTTCTCCTTGAGGGTTTGCGCGTCTGCACCCGACGCCACAGCGCCTAATGCAACAAGCGCTATAGCTCCAACTCGTGCGGTTCTGCGGAAAATGTCCAAGATCTTCATCGGCAACCCCTATTCTCGCTTTTCAAATGCAACACTGCGAACTATCTGTGCAATTCCTCTTTGCTGCGAACAGTCACAGTTGGGCTTCGAACAGTCGACCCCAGCCATGCAAGACGTCGTGACATTCCGCCAGTCGTAGAGCATGCCAACACAAAGCTTGATTGGATGAGATGATGGATTTTCCAGTCTGGCGCTCCAGTTCGTCGATAACAGCCGCAGCACGCATCTGCGTGCAAGCGATTACGATCGTGTCTACATCCGCTCTCTCAGCCACCTGTCGCACGGCGCCGGAGATGCTCTTCGGAGAAATGAATGGCGCATCGTCAGCGACGCAGCCGTCTTCATTGTGAAACGTACTGACCGTCGGCACCTCGAATCCCGCAGCCTCGATCTCGCCGATCATCCGTTCGGCCACTTCGCGGGAGTAGGGCGAGACATAGCCCACACGGCGGGAACGCAGCGCTCGAAGAGCAGAAAGAATGGCCGTGAAGGGATTTGTGACCTTCGCGCCCGGATGAACGTTACCGATTCGTCGCGCTAGCTCTTTGGGCCCGATGGCCATCGCGGCAGAGGTGCATCCCAGGGCGACAACGTCCGAAGGACGCATCGTGTTGATCAGCCGGAGGGACTCATCAAGGTTGTCGGCCTGCTTCGTCATTCCATCCAGAGTGACTGGCTGATTGCGCTCCCGGGATGCTGGGATGCGACTTTCGTAGAGCGCGACCCCCGGAACTGTCAGCATCGCTCGCGCTTCGTGTGAGAGCGACTGGTCGTTCGCAATGACAACCATTCCGATGTGCGCTCTCGAACCGAAGCCACTATCGATATCGTAGCGAACATCAGTCCAACGCTTGGCGTCCTGCTTGGCTTGTTGCGAGGACATATGACCTCCTAACCTTGTGTTTCTGGACTGGCTCTCTTCACGTCGCACGCAGTTTCGGGCGATGCAGTAAGACGGCTAACGACATTCGAACTCGGAGACGCCCCCTTACCGCTCGGCGCACCCGTGCGGGCCTAGCCACGCCATTCCCGAACCTCGGACATCATACCCGGTATACTCGGACTGCTTAGTTGCCTTGTCAAGCAGGGACCCTTGAAAAGACCCGATTGACCGTGATGGGGACTGCTGGTCGCTCCTAGCGGGCCGACCATCCCGATAGGGTCCAGGATCGTCAACGCGGCTCTGGTAAGCCCAGATGAACTTCGATCTGCTAATTGCGCAACAGTTCACGAAGGAATTGGCGAGTTCGCGCGTGCTCCGGGCTGGCAAAAAACTTGACGGGAGGAGCCTCTTCCACGATTTTCCCGCCGTCCATGAAGATGACCCGGTCCGCCACCTCGCGCGCAAATCCCATTTCATGCGTGACGCAGATCATAGTCATTCCTTCAGCGGCGAGGCCGACCATGGTGTCGAGAACCTCCTTCACCATCTCGGGGTCAAGCGCCGAGGTTGGCTCATCAAAGAGCATGACCTTCGGCTTCATACAGAGCGCGCGCGCGATGGCCACGCGCTGTTGTTGTCCACCCGACAGTTGAGCGGGGTACTTTCGTGCCTGCTGCGGTATGCGGACACGCTCGAGATTCTGCATCGCGAGCGCTTCGGCGGCATCGCGCGCCATCTTTCGCACCCGGATCAAGGCCAACGTACAGTTGTCGAGTACGGTCAGATGAGGGAACAAGTTGAACTGCTGAAATACCATGCCGACGTCGCGACGCACCTCGGCCAACCCCCTCATTCCCGCATGCAACTCCGTACCATTGACAGCAATTCGGCCTCTCTGATGGGTTTCAAGCTGATTGACGCATCGGATCAACGTCGATTTACCTGATCCGGATGGACCGCACACCACGATCCGCTCGCCAACAGCTACAGCGAGGCTGACGTCACATAGGACCTGGAAACTCCCGTACCATTTGGACAGACTCTCGATTAGCACGGCCGCAGGTTCCGCTGCTGTCCGCTGCTGGCCGCCAGCACTGTCCCATTCCGCGGTATCCGACATCATTTCGTCCTCCGTGGCCGCCTTTGTGACGGGTTTAGTGCGACGGGGCGAGTACTCCGAGGCGCCGCTCCAAACCCGTGACCAAAGCGACGGCTATCAATGCCAAACCAAGGATAAGAAGGCCGGCGACAAACATCGGTTCGGCATAACGGTATGTGTCCGACGCCACGTCAAACGCACTGCCGAGCATCTCCGGGACTGCGATCGCCGCCAGGTACGGCGTCGCTTTAAGGACGGAAACGGAATACGCGCCGAGCGGCGCGGCAACGTTGCGCAGCATTTGTGGCGCGATCACAAAGACCAGGGTGTCGCGCCAGCCTAGACCGAGGGTCTGAGCAGCCTCGCTTTGCCCGCGCGGTACGGCGTCTATTCCGGCTTTGAACACTTCAGACATATAGCCGGAGTAATAAAAGCCGAGACCGAACACGCCCACAAACATCGGCGGCAGAGTGACGCCATAGTAGGGAAGCACGTAGAACAGAAAATAGAGTTGAGCCAACACAGGTGTCGAACGAATTGCATCAATGACGAACTGAATGACTGGACGGACAAAAGCGTGGGAGCGTCGAAGGATCTCCCAAAGAAAGCCCATCGCCGCCGCGCAAATGAAGCTGAGGATTGCAACCAGCACCGTGTTGCCCAGGCCCTCCAGGATCCTCGGGACAATGTGCATGGCAAAAGCGAAATCAAAATTCATGGGAGCCTGCACGTCCCTTCGCGACCGACTTTTCGAGATAGCGTCCGAAGATCGTCACCGGATAGCAGATGATGAGATACGCAAGGAGAAGACCAGAGTAGATTGGCACCGGGTTGTAGCTCAATTGAGAGATCTCCTTCGCTCGAAAGGTCATATCGGATAACGTGAGCAATGAAACGAGCGAGGTACCTTTTATCAGCTGTATGCCTAGATTGATGAACGTCGGGATCATCGCGGCTATCGCCTGAGGCAATTCGATTAGGCACAGCACGGCGAAGCGGCTTAGCCCCAACGCAAGTCCGGCTTCGCACTGTCCCTTGTCAATGGCTTGAAGTGCCGCGCGGACTGACTGGCTGCCATAGCCTCCGATATTCAGGCCAAGCACCAACGAGGCGACAGCAATCCCTGATAGATAGATACCGAACGCTGGCAGCGAATAGTAGAACGCGTACAGCAGCACAATTACCGACGAACTGCGCCAGAACTCAATGACAGCGGTAACGCCCCAACGATAGATGCCACTTGAGAAATGCTGCAGTACGCCGGCGACAAGGGCGAACGGGACTGCATACAACAGCCCTAGCAAGGTCACACTCACGGTGATACCAACGCCGGAGTAAATGCCGAGTAAGATCTGCAGCAAGCTCATCTTCGCTCGTCCATGCTGCTACACTCAGCCCCCGAGTTGCCCCGCCGTACGGCTCGACATCGCAGTCGCGAACACCGCATCTTCTGAGCGTCCATCCCTTTGCACGACTTCCGTTCCGCTGGGCGCGCACCAGAGCTGCGGAAGGCGATTATAGTTGAAGTTCAATCCGGGCCGTTGACCCGTGGCATCAGACCCCTGAGCTCGATTAGCCAAGCACCTCTGACGACCTCGAAGACGAAACCGCCTTTTTAGTGCCGGCCGAGGTAGCCTGCTTGGTAGATCGAGGTACGGCCGAGATCGTTCGGATGCCAACGACCTCACCGCCGTTCGGCCAAGCTCGAAGGAGCGACCAACCGAAATCTGCCGCTCGCTCCCTTCACGCTCGACTTCGTCTCAACATTGACCGGTTGATATGGACCCGATATACTCGGTATGTCAAGCTCAGTTATGCTGCGGCCCTCGCCTTCGAATTGTGCAAACCAGCGTCTAGGGGCTCTTCCGGCGGCGGTTTGGGATGCACCCGCGGCCTAGCGAAGAAGCGTATGTCGGTGCGATGGGCGTAAGAACATAGGCGCTCCGGCGCCACCATCTCGGGACTGCCCAATGCCTGACCAATATCAGAATCGCCGGGTGTACGATATAAGACCGGCCGCACAAGTTGATACGGGCAACAGGAGATCAAGTTGGTCAACACAACCAACGCGAAGGCAAACCTGCGGAGATCCAAATTGATCGATGCCGCCAAGACGAAAACGGGGAAATCGAAGTTGGTCAACATAGCCAACGCGAAAGCAAAAAAGACTCAGTCTGCGGCGGGTCCTGCTGGCTCGCAAAATCTGCGTGCCAAGTTTCAGCACGCCTCACGCCCCTTGCATGAGATGGTCCGCATCACTCTACAAGAGCGCATTCAATCTGGAGCCTACTCCAGGGATATTGCACTACCCTCGGTGCCCACGCTGGCTGACGAATTCGGCGTCAGCGCGATCACCTTGAAACGAGCGCTTCGCGACCTGAAAATGGCAGGCCTGGTTCGCTCCGTTGCAGGGCTCGGCACGTTCATCCGCGAACAGGAGCGGTTTGTGCTCAATATGAGCGCTGCACTGAAGCTCTCCGGCATGAAAGACGATGCCCTGCGTTCCCGCCGCTCTCTGCGGATTAAGCTTCTTTCTATCGCTAAGAGCGAAATTCAGGAGCCGGCACTTCTGCCCTTCAATCCACCTACGCAAATTTATCTCCGCGTCGAAAAAATGATATTCGTCGACGAGATTCCTATCGCCTTCGATCGCGCATTCATCTCTCTGCCAATTGACCAAGATTTCATTGATTCACTTGGTGCGCGCTTTATCTATGAAATCATGCGTGGGCGTCAGATGCCGGTTATTTCCAACCGCATGATCATCGATGCGGCGCCGCCGGCTGAGGATGCTCAGGTCGCGCTAGGCATTCCCGACGGGTATCCAACCTTACGAAAATGTTATCACTTTGTGGCGGGTGCCCCGCCGATACGAGTTTATGGGATATCCGTTTCGCCTTTCGATCGCGTCGCGTGCTCGCTGGATTCATCGGAGGCGATCCACACTTGAACGGAGATCCGATCATTCCCTTATAGCATTGAGAATACTTGAAGCGAGCACGCTGGCACCAATTGCGAGAGCGTCCTCGTCGAGATCGAATTCGGAAGTATGGTGCGGCGCGATGATCCCACGGTCGGCATTACCGCATCCGACGAGAAAGTAACATCCGGGAACCCGCAGCAGGAATTCAGCCATATCCTCACCTGCCAACGTAGAATAGTCGACATTCGCATCGCAGACGCCACTCAGCGAGCCGGCCGCCGCGCTCCTCACGTTGGCAACGGCACTCGGGGCGCTAATGCAGGCAGGAATGGAGCCCGAAGCTTCCAATGATATCGAGACCTTGAACTGCCGGCCGATCGCTTCCGCGATTTCCTTCAAGCGCTCGAGGATAAATGCCCGGCTAGAGGGCGACTCGGTCCGCAACGTCCCCCCCGCTGAGATCATCTCGGGTATGACGTTGTGGATCGAGCCGGCTGCCAGTTGCCCTATACTGATCACTGCGGCTTCCTGAGCGTCAACTTCTCGCGCCACGAGATGGTAATTTGCCTGAATCAGCTGCGCGAGAGCGCCGACGGTATCATGCGCGAGATGCGGGATCGCGCCATGCCCACCACTCCCCTTTATGGTCCAGGACAGCTTGTCGCAAGAAGCAAAGAGCGCCTTTTCGGTAACCGCAAGCTGTCCGGTCTGAAGCTCGCTCCATAAGTGCAGACCATAACATTGCGCAGGATTATAGCGTTCAAGCACACCGTCCCGGATCATCGCCAGGGCGCCCCCACCGGGCTCTTCAGAGGGTTGGAAGCAGAGAACAAGCCGACCGGCCAAAGATTGCCTTTGCCGGGCAAGGATGCGGCCCACTGTAAGCGCAATGGCCATATGGCCGTCATGCCCACACGCGTGACTGTTGCCAGGAATTGTCGAGCGACCTTCACGGTCGGCCACTTCCTCGATAGGAAGCGCATCCATATCGGCGCGAAGCATGATCGTAGGGCCCGGCTCAGGCCCTTCGATCGACGCAACCAATCCTGATTGTCCGTAGGCGCGCTCGTCGACGTTGAAGTCCAGTTTCGTCAAAGCTTCCGCGACGAACGCTCTCGTACGCGGCAAATCGAATCCCAGCTCGGGAATTCGGTGCAAAGCGCGTCGGCACGTAAGAGCCCATTCAAAATCATCGTCCGCTATCAACGCTTCTTGCTTGAGATAGGATCTATAACTGCCGATCGACAAACTCGACCTCCGTGCTAACGATCAATTGAATTGCTCAACGCCGCCATGGTCATCTGGCACAGACAGCGGAGTAGGTGGCGTCCGGCATTTCAGCCTCTGAAAACCCATATTTCACCAAGATCTTCAACAGCGTGCCGTCAGTTCGCATCGACTTCAGTTGCTCGTCATAAGCGTTGCGGAAGTCGGCATCTTCCTGGCGGAAGGCGACAGCTGCGTAGTTGAAGCGTGGATTGCCCGCGGCGTCCCGTTTGCCCGTGAAAGGTGTGGCACGTTCAACGCCCTTATCTTTGATGTCGTTGTACAGAGCGGCGATGGACGCGGCGGTGGCCGAGACCGCATCGACGCGACCGGCAACGAGTGCCGAAATCGCGGCCTGATTGTCAGGAAACAGGATCTGCCGGTCGCTTGGCACGCCTGCCGCCAATGCGTCCGCCGCCGTGGTGAAGCCCCGAGCGGTTCCAATTGTTGCGCCGGGATTCTTCGCGACATCCTCATAGCTGTGCAAGTTCTTGGGGTTGCCGGCTTTCACCAACAACGCATCAGCCATTTTGATGTCTGGATCGCCGAACGCTACCAGTCGACAACGTTCGGGAGTGATGAATAATCCTGCCGTCACGACGTCCACCCGATGCGCCTGGAGTGCAGGGATCAGGGCGCCAAATTCCGTGCTGACGGCCTCGAACTTCTTTACGCCCATCCGGCTGAGCGCCGTCCGAAGCACATCAACGGAGAACCCGTTAAACTCGCCGTTCGCGTCCTTTAGTCCCCACGGCGCCTGATTATAAACGGCAACTCGGACTGAACCGGCGCTGAGAGCCTGCTGGTATGTGGAATCGGCATGCGCCGCCGTCGCCGCAATCAATCCTGCGCAAATCGCCAAACACGATGACAAGCTTGACTTGAGCATGACCGCCTCCTCAGCCTCCAGATCCGTTGACCATAAAGCTATACCCGGTATACCGTGTCGTCAATGGACCGGTACCGGGAATTGTAGCCGGTCGGATCGGAAGGGATCACGATGGCAATGAATCTGCAGGGTGAAGAAGTGGCGCGGAGAATGGAGAGGCTTCGCCAAGAGATGGCACACCGCTCCATTGACGCCTTCGTTCTGACTGATCAGTCCAACTTCGAGTACTTTACCGGATACAAGTCGCTGTTCTGGACTTCCAAAACACGTCCATTTTTCGCGGTCATCTTTGCCAACGACAGTGCGGCCATCGCAATCGCAAGCACGGCCGAGGCGCGGACCGTGAAGCAGTCGGCCGGAATGCCTGCAAGCCTCCGATTCGAATTCTACACCGGGTTCATCGAAGCGGGCCTAGCGAAGTTGCTGGAGGTTGTAACACCCAAGCTGCCCGCATCGCCGGTGATTGCAGTTGATTACGGCAATGACCACTTCGGCCGCGGATCGCTGGTACTCCCTCAAATGTGGCGATCGCATAGCCAGAAGGTCGAGGTCATCGACGGGTCAGCCACCATCTGGGCCGTACGCATGATCAAAAGCGAACTTGAAATCCAGTTGAAGCGGCAAGCCATGAAGGTTGCCACTGATGCGTTCTTCACGTGTCTTGAAACACTTAAGATCGGGGACACCGAGGAGCAGTTCGCCGTTTCGTTGAAACGCGAGATGCTTGCCCAGGGTGCAGAGAGCATACCATGGCTTCCGGTTCGATTCGGGCGCTCAGATATGGCGTATAGTCTCCGGCCGACGCAAAGAAAGTTGGCTGAAAACGACTACATCTGGGTCGACATCGGATGTGTTCGCGAGGGCTATATGTCCGATGTCAATCGAATCGCCAAAGCTGGTCGCGTAACGGTGGAAGAACAAGAAGCCTACGGAACTATTCGAAGACTGACGCTCGATTCGCTGCATTCCATCCGCGCCGGCATGACTGGAGGAGACGCGTTCAGAAAATGCGCGGAGCTCGCGTCCGCAACACCATTTGGTGCACCTGCCGGTGCGGCATCTCGCATTGGACACGGTTCAGGTATTGACCTAACCGAACCTCCTTCAATCATGGATAGCTCCGATGAGGTGATCAAGCCTGGCATGATCCTCCATATCGAGCCAAAGTATGAAACGGAACTTGGTGTATTCCAGCTTGAGGAGGTCGGCGTGGTCCGAGACGCTGGCATAGAAATGCTGACGATAACCGCGCCGGAGATATTTCCGACGATTAGATCCTGTGCATAGCAGCTGATCCAGATCGGGAAAGCATAGGCCGCGAAGAGGGTGACAACGTAACTCCGGGGGTTAGGGGATTGAATTGACCTAGCGATGTTCGATCTCCCGGACAGAAGGTATGGCAAGCGCTATTGGAGACTGCGCGCTCGCCGCAACAATTGCTACCGTAGGAGCGTACTACGCCTGCTTCAGCCCGGTCTGTCTACCCTGGTGCGAAAACCGGCCTCGAACTTCCGAGATGGACTTTGCCGAAGGCCAGCAGTTTCCGCAGTTGATGGTCGAGCGGTCTCGGGAGCAACTGGCGACCGCCCCGCACACGGCGCCATAGACTTTGCGATAGTGAGTAGCGAACGAGTCGTGCTTGGAAGTGAAGTTGATGGTCGTTTCAGGGCCGAAGCGAAGGAGGCGCTGAAGCAGCGCAAGCAAATGAAATGACCCATTCAAGAGAAACCTTGGTCACAGACGACTCGCCATAAGGCTTCAACCGTGCCAGTGGAATTTCGCGATCTACGCTGGGCGATCGCCGCGTCCCAGCACCGAAGCCTCCGCCAAGCGGCAGAGACGCTCAGGGTCAAGCAGTCGACGCTTAGTCGCTGCCTGCGCAATCTCGAGCACAAGGTCGGCAGCACGCTGTTCGAACGCACCAACGGCGGCACGCGACCGACTATCCAAGGTCTCGAATTCCTCGACGCCGCCCGGCGCATCGTGGGTGAGACGGAGGCCATAACGGCGCGCCTCAAGACTCACTCGCGTGGCGAGAGCGGCCGATTGATCATCGGCATCCATGCTTCCCTCTCAGCCGGCAATCTCCGGGCTACCCTCCTGGAGCACCGGCAGCGCTTCCCCGATGTCGATCCACATCTGGTCGACGGGACGGGAGACCAACTGATTTCCGATCTCGTCAATTCCGCGATTGATATCGCCCTCGTGGCCGAGCCCAATCCGAGGTGGAACGACAAGTCATTATTGGTCTGGAGCGAACGTGTCGTCGTCGCCCTTCCCGAACATCATCCGCTGACAGCCCGCAATGTGGTTCATTGGGGCGAACTGCGGCAGGAAACCCTGTTGTTGTCACAGCACGGCCCGGGACCGGAATTCCACAAACTGCTCATCAGCAAGTTGGGAGCTTCCGATCCATGCCCGGTGCTTCGTCATGATGTATCGCTCGATCGGCTCCTCACCCTGGTCGGCGCCGGCTGGGGGATGCTGCTGGCCTTGGAAGGTGCGACCGGCGCTGTCTATCCGGGCGTCACCTTCCGCGAGGTGCATGATGCAGAGGGCCCAACCCGGCTGAGCTTCCGCGCTTACTGGCGGCAGGCCAACGGCAATCCATCACTACGCCCATTCCTCGACCTGCTTCGTGAGCGTTATCCGGATCTCTCAGCTGAGCCAGGAACGAGCTGAACAGCACCTCGCCGGGCCTTCGCAAACGCTCGGTCGGTCGCCATAAAGCGCTCGATCATCGGCGAGATCAGTTTGGCGGGCTCGCCCAATGGCTGTCGACCTCGTCCTCGAGCCCGGACAATTGTCTCTGGTGTCCCCGTCCTCGCATTCTCGCCGACCAACATCGTGACCGTGTGCGTTGGGGACATTGATTACGCAGCGTCGATTCTTACCCAGGAATTGCTTGCGATGCACGGTATTGAACCGCTACCGCGGCGGGATTTTCGTCCGCGCGGGTAGGCGATCATCAAACCATCGAGCAGGTTCCCTCACGTGGGCTCGCTCTCCTGAATATCCTCCGGGATCTCCTGCCGGAGCTTCGGCCCTTGATTCAGCCGTCGCCCGAGGGCCGCAACGAAATTGTCGTAGCGCGCACCCGCCTGCGCCCGCGCCGCCTTCGCGGCCGGTTCGGGGAGTGGCGGTGACGTCGTGAGCCAAAACCGAACGAACAGCGCCAAGGTT
This region of Bradyrhizobium sp. CCGUVB1N3 genomic DNA includes:
- a CDS encoding amino acid ABC transporter ATP-binding protein, coding for MTGVNKWYGEFQVLRDINLEVDRGEKLVICGPSGSGKSTLIRCINRLEEHQKGQIIVEGTELTGDVKKIHEIRRDVGMVFQQFNLFPHLTILQNCMLAPFWAKKVPKKEAEEIAMTYLRKVRIPEQANKYPGQLSGGQQQRVAIARALCMKPKVMLFDEPTSALDPEMVNEVLETMVSLANEGMTMICVTHEMNFARQVADRVIFMDGGQIVEIATPDEFFSRPQHERTKLFLSQILR
- the ehuB gene encoding ectoine/hydroxyectoine ABC transporter substrate-binding protein EhuB, whose amino-acid sequence is MKILDIFRRTARVGAIALVALGAVASGADAQTLKEKVASEGKLTIGVHNKWPWGFKTDDGSVSGLYPEVLKAVADSLGVKKIDFVVMDFGALIPSLLSRRIDAVASGMVITAARCEQVSFSNPFQAGGDAVLVKKGNPLNIHSYEDVAKDPHVRLGDMRGASTTPNAVAAGIAKDRIQLFPDNDALLGALLADRVDAVLFASGSAVGILRDPNVKGVERAAPFTGLLENGREKKAYGAFEFRPEDAEFRNLFNESLAQRMADGTVEKIMAKYGFADEKVSSSDITAKALCGASYR
- a CDS encoding aspartate/glutamate racemase family protein; protein product: MSSQQAKQDAKRWTDVRYDIDSGFGSRAHIGMVVIANDQSLSHEARAMLTVPGVALYESRIPASRERNQPVTLDGMTKQADNLDESLRLINTMRPSDVVALGCTSAAMAIGPKELARRIGNVHPGAKVTNPFTAILSALRALRSRRVGYVSPYSREVAERMIGEIEAAGFEVPTVSTFHNEDGCVADDAPFISPKSISGAVRQVAERADVDTIVIACTQMRAAAVIDELERQTGKSIISSNQALCWHALRLAECHDVLHGWGRLFEAQL
- a CDS encoding amino acid ABC transporter ATP-binding protein, which translates into the protein MSDTAEWDSAGGQQRTAAEPAAVLIESLSKWYGSFQVLCDVSLAVAVGERIVVCGPSGSGKSTLIRCVNQLETHQRGRIAVNGTELHAGMRGLAEVRRDVGMVFQQFNLFPHLTVLDNCTLALIRVRKMARDAAEALAMQNLERVRIPQQARKYPAQLSGGQQQRVAIARALCMKPKVMLFDEPTSALDPEMVKEVLDTMVGLAAEGMTMICVTHEMGFAREVADRVIFMDGGKIVEEAPPVKFFASPEHARTRQFLRELLRN
- a CDS encoding amino acid ABC transporter permease, producing the protein MNFDFAFAMHIVPRILEGLGNTVLVAILSFICAAAMGFLWEILRRSHAFVRPVIQFVIDAIRSTPVLAQLYFLFYVLPYYGVTLPPMFVGVFGLGFYYSGYMSEVFKAGIDAVPRGQSEAAQTLGLGWRDTLVFVIAPQMLRNVAAPLGAYSVSVLKATPYLAAIAVPEMLGSAFDVASDTYRYAEPMFVAGLLILGLALIAVALVTGLERRLGVLAPSH
- a CDS encoding amino acid ABC transporter permease, coding for MSLLQILLGIYSGVGITVSVTLLGLLYAVPFALVAGVLQHFSSGIYRWGVTAVIEFWRSSSVIVLLYAFYYSLPAFGIYLSGIAVASLVLGLNIGGYGSQSVRAALQAIDKGQCEAGLALGLSRFAVLCLIELPQAIAAMIPTFINLGIQLIKGTSLVSLLTLSDMTFRAKEISQLSYNPVPIYSGLLLAYLIICYPVTIFGRYLEKSVAKGRAGSHEF
- a CDS encoding GntR family transcriptional regulator yields the protein MVNTTNAKANLRRSKLIDAAKTKTGKSKLVNIANAKAKKTQSAAGPAGSQNLRAKFQHASRPLHEMVRITLQERIQSGAYSRDIALPSVPTLADEFGVSAITLKRALRDLKMAGLVRSVAGLGTFIREQERFVLNMSAALKLSGMKDDALRSRRSLRIKLLSIAKSEIQEPALLPFNPPTQIYLRVEKMIFVDEIPIAFDRAFISLPIDQDFIDSLGARFIYEIMRGRQMPVISNRMIIDAAPPAEDAQVALGIPDGYPTLRKCYHFVAGAPPIRVYGISVSPFDRVACSLDSSEAIHT
- a CDS encoding M20 family metallopeptidase — protein: MSIGSYRSYLKQEALIADDDFEWALTCRRALHRIPELGFDLPRTRAFVAEALTKLDFNVDERAYGQSGLVASIEGPEPGPTIMLRADMDALPIEEVADREGRSTIPGNSHACGHDGHMAIALTVGRILARQRQSLAGRLVLCFQPSEEPGGGALAMIRDGVLERYNPAQCYGLHLWSELQTGQLAVTEKALFASCDKLSWTIKGSGGHGAIPHLAHDTVGALAQLIQANYHLVAREVDAQEAAVISIGQLAAGSIHNVIPEMISAGGTLRTESPSSRAFILERLKEIAEAIGRQFKVSISLEASGSIPACISAPSAVANVRSAAAGSLSGVCDANVDYSTLAGEDMAEFLLRVPGCYFLVGCGNADRGIIAPHHTSEFDLDEDALAIGASVLASSILNAIRE
- the ehuB gene encoding ectoine/hydroxyectoine ABC transporter substrate-binding protein EhuB, with protein sequence MLKSSLSSCLAICAGLIAATAAHADSTYQQALSAGSVRVAVYNQAPWGLKDANGEFNGFSVDVLRTALSRMGVKKFEAVSTEFGALIPALQAHRVDVVTAGLFITPERCRLVAFGDPDIKMADALLVKAGNPKNLHSYEDVAKNPGATIGTARGFTTAADALAAGVPSDRQILFPDNQAAISALVAGRVDAVSATAASIAALYNDIKDKGVERATPFTGKRDAAGNPRFNYAAVAFRQEDADFRNAYDEQLKSMRTDGTLLKILVKYGFSEAEMPDATYSAVCAR
- a CDS encoding Xaa-Pro peptidase family protein codes for the protein MAMNLQGEEVARRMERLRQEMAHRSIDAFVLTDQSNFEYFTGYKSLFWTSKTRPFFAVIFANDSAAIAIASTAEARTVKQSAGMPASLRFEFYTGFIEAGLAKLLEVVTPKLPASPVIAVDYGNDHFGRGSLVLPQMWRSHSQKVEVIDGSATIWAVRMIKSELEIQLKRQAMKVATDAFFTCLETLKIGDTEEQFAVSLKREMLAQGAESIPWLPVRFGRSDMAYSLRPTQRKLAENDYIWVDIGCVREGYMSDVNRIAKAGRVTVEEQEAYGTIRRLTLDSLHSIRAGMTGGDAFRKCAELASATPFGAPAGAASRIGHGSGIDLTEPPSIMDSSDEVIKPGMILHIEPKYETELGVFQLEEVGVVRDAGIEMLTITAPEIFPTIRSCA
- a CDS encoding LysR family transcriptional regulator, with the translated sequence MPVEFRDLRWAIAASQHRSLRQAAETLRVKQSTLSRCLRNLEHKVGSTLFERTNGGTRPTIQGLEFLDAARRIVGETEAITARLKTHSRGESGRLIIGIHASLSAGNLRATLLEHRQRFPDVDPHLVDGTGDQLISDLVNSAIDIALVAEPNPRWNDKSLLVWSERVVVALPEHHPLTARNVVHWGELRQETLLLSQHGPGPEFHKLLISKLGASDPCPVLRHDVSLDRLLTLVGAGWGMLLALEGATGAVYPGVTFREVHDAEGPTRLSFRAYWRQANGNPSLRPFLDLLRERYPDLSAEPGTS